In Carya illinoinensis cultivar Pawnee chromosome 6, C.illinoinensisPawnee_v1, whole genome shotgun sequence, a single genomic region encodes these proteins:
- the LOC122313601 gene encoding uncharacterized protein LOC122313601, with protein MESEKRGGKGRPERQMKAFKQLIDDCYLIDLGYEGHPFTWFNGSEAQHSVSERLDRYLANQKWLDCFQNYTVVHRMAAYFDHLPIILYSSNEKISTRGKLFRFEAMWAEDEDCERVVANSWKGKTGDNPMNSFNKLRPVLKA; from the exons ATGGAATCT GAGAAGAGGGGTGGCAAAGGTAGACCTGAACGACAAATGAAAGCATTCAAACAGCTTATAGATGACTGCTACTTAATTGACTTGGGGTATGAGGGACATCCATTCACTTGGTTCAATGGAAGTGAAGCCCAACACTCTGTCAGTGAAAGGCTTGATAGATATTTAGCAAATCAAAAGTGGCTAGATTGTTTCCAGAATTATACAGTTGTGCATAGGATGGCAGCCTACTTTGACCACCTCCCAATTATCTTATATTCAAGCAATGAAAAGATAAGTACAAGAGGCAAGCTGTTTAGGTTCGAGGCCATGTGGGCTGAGGATGAGGACTGTGAGAGAGTTGTAGCTAACTCATGGAAGGGCAAAACAGGTGATAACCCCATGAACAGTTTCAACAAGTTGAGGCCTGTTCTCAAAGCTTAA